In the Drosophila takahashii strain IR98-3 E-12201 chromosome 3R, DtakHiC1v2, whole genome shotgun sequence genome, one interval contains:
- the Taf1 gene encoding transcription initiation factor TFIID subunit 1 isoform X2 has protein sequence MEMEMESDNSDDEGSIGNGLDLTGILFGNIDSEGRLLEDDEGEGRGGGGFDAELRENIGSLSKLGLDSMLLEVIDRKEAEPLSEDEDEEKSEASASGGLSAFDALKAGVKSDEKEDGAVRAQEDAIDYSDITELSEDCPRTPPEDSTSYDDLEDAIPASKVEAKLTKDDKELMPPPSAPMRSGSGSGTDEPAKPSDASSPGGDSKSADAKDADRKLDTPLADILPSKYQNVDVRELFPDFRPQKVLRFSRLFGPGKPTSLPQIWRHVRKRRRKRNQSRDQKLTNTGGSDSPSDTEEPRKRGFSLHYASEPTPAECMSDDEDKLLGDFNSEDVRPEGPENGENCDQKPKVADWRYGPAQIWYDMLEVPDSGEGFNYGFKTKTAASSSQPQIKDERRVNSPEADGEEPSIADDAFLMVSQLHWEDDVVWDGNDIKAKVLQKLNSKTNAAGWLPSSGSRTAGAFSQPGKTSLPVGNSSGSSKQGSAASSKKAQQNAQAKPAEAPDDTWYSLFPVENEELIYHKWEDEVIWDAQQMSKVPKPKVLTLDPNDENIILGIPDDIDPSKINKSTGPPPKIKIPHPHVKKSKILLGKAGVINVLAEDTPPPPPKSPDRDPFNISNDTYYTPKTEPTLRLKVGGGNLIQHSTPVVELRAPFVPTHMGPMKLRSFHRPPLKKYSHGPMAQVSPHPVFPLLKTIAKKAKQREVERIASGGGDVFFMRNPEDLSGRDGDIVLAEFCEEHPPLMNQVGMCSKIKNYYKRKAEKDSGPQDYVYGEVAFAHTSPFLGILHPGQCIQAIENNMYRAPIYPHKMAHNDFLVIRTRNSYWIRSVNSIFTVGQECPLYEVPGPNSKRANNFTRDFLQVFIYRLFWKSRDNPRRIRMDDIKQAFPAHSESSIRKRLKQCADFKRTGMDSNWWVIKPEFRLPSEEEIRAMVSPEQCCAYFSMIAAEQRLKDAGYGEKFLFAPQEDDDEEAQLKLDDEVKVAPWNTTRAYIQAMRGKCLLQLSGPADPTGCGEGFSYVRVPNKPTQTKEEQESQPKRSVTGTDADLRRLPLQRAKELLRQFKVPEEEIKKLSRWEVIDVVRTLSTEKAKAGEEGMDKFSRGNRFSIAEHQERYKEECQRIFDLQNRVLASSEVLSTDEAESSASEESDLEELGKNLENMLSNKKTSTQLSREREELERQELLRQLDEEHGGPVGSGGAKGAKGKEEAGQQLLASSNQGRILRITRTFRGNDGKEYTRVETVRRQPVIDAYIKIRTTKDEQFIKQFATLDEQQKEEMKREKRRIQEQLRRIKRNQERERLAQLAQNQKLQPGGMPTSLGDPKSSGGHSHKERDSGYKEVSPSRKKFKLKPDLKLKCGACGQVGHMRTNKACPLYTGMQSSLSQSNPSLADDLDEQSEKEMAMDDDDLVNVDGTKVTLSSKVLKRHGGDDGKRRSGSSSGLTLKVPRDAMGKKKRRVGGDLHCDYLQRHNKTANRRRTDPVVVLSSILEIIHNELRSMPDVSPFLFPVSAKKVPDYYRVVTKPMDLQTMREYIRQRRYTSREMFLEDLKQIVDNSLIYNGAQSAYTVAAQRMFTSCFELLAEREDKLMRLEKAINPLLDDDDQVALSFIFDKLHTQIKQLTESWPFLKPVNKKQVKDYYTVIKRPMDLETIGKNIETHRYHSRAEYLADIELIATNCEQYNGSDTRYTKFAKKILEYAQTQLEGFSDHCAQLENNISKTQERARENAPEFDEAWGNDDYNFDRGSRASSPGDDYIDVEGNVGHATSSNSIHRSMGAEMGGSHTASSSRKPPPPGPGEVKRGRGRPRKQRDPVEEVKSQNPVKRGRGRPRKDSLASNMSQTQAYFLDEDLQCSTDDEDDDEEEDFQEVSEDENNAASILDQGERIHAPAEGMDGMFDPKNIKTEIDIEAQQMAEEPIGEDDSQQVAEAMVQLSGVGAGYYAQQQQDESMDVDPNYDPSDFLAMHKPRQNLGEPSSLQGAFTNFLSHVQDDNGPYNAAEASTSAAAASAMGMSLPSQEDDSMAMQMPPEMPSNTINNGMGIDDDLDISESDEEDDGSRVRIKKEVFDEGDYALQHHQQMGQQSQSQIYLVDSSNEPTNLDYQQPPQLDFQQVQGMEQLQHQVMQQQMPPLQPEQLQQQQTPQGDNDYAWTF, from the exons ATGGAAATGGAGATGGAATCCGACAACAGTGACGACGAGGGATCGATTGGCAATGGATTGGACTTGACCGGCATTCTTTTCGGCAACATCGACTCCGAGGGCAGATTGCTGGAAGACGACGAGGGCGAGGGACGCGGGGGCGGCGGATTCGATGCGGAGCTCCGGGAGAACATTGGATCCCTTTCCAA ACTGGGTCTGGATTCAATGCTTCTCGAGGTAATTGACCGCAAGGAGGCCGAGCCCTTGTCGGAGGACGAAGACGAGGAGAAGTCGGAGGCCAGCGCCAGCGGAGGTCTGAGTGCCTTCGATGCTCTCAAGGCAGGCGTAAAAAGTGACGAGAAGGAGGATGGTGCCGTAAGAGCCCAGGAGGATGCTATAGACTACTCGGATATTACCGAGTTATCCGAGGATTGTCCCCGCACACCGCCGGAAGACTCAACGTCATACGATGACTTAGAGGACGCCATTCCCGCTTCCAAGGTGGAGGCCAAGCTGA CCAAAGACGACAAGGAACTGATGCCTCCACCCAGTGCTCCCATGCGATCGGGTTCTGGCAGCGGCACTGATGAGCCGGCCAAACCAAGTGACGCCTCCAGTCCCGGCGGCGACTCCAAGTCCGCCGATGCCAAAG ATGCGGACCGCAAACTGGACACACCGCTGGCAGACATTCTGCCCTCCAAGTACCAGAACGTGGATGTGCGCGAGCTCTTTCCCGACTTTCGACCCCAAAAGGTGCTGCGCTTCTCGCGCCTCTTCGGACCGGGTAAACCCACTAGTCTGCCCCAGATCTGGCGCCACGTGCGCAAACGCCGCCGCAAGCGCAATCAGTCCAGGGATCAGAAG CTAACCAACACCGGTGGCTCCGACTCCCCAAGCGACACAGAGGAGCCTCGCAAGCGTGGCTTCAGCCTGCACTATGCATCGGAGCCAACGCCGGCGGAGTGCATGTCCGACGACGAGGACAAGCTGCTGGGCGACTTCAACAGCGAGGACGTGCGTCCTGAGGGACCGGAAAACGGAGAGAACTGCGACCAGAAGCCCAAGGTGGCCGACTGGCGTTACGGGCCGGCACAGATTTGGTACGACATGTTGGAAGTGCCCGATTCCGGCGAGGGATTCAACTACGGCTTTAAGACAAAGACGGCAGCCTCCTCGTCTCAGCCGCAGATCAAGGATGAGCGGCGTGTAAACAGTCCAGAGGCAGACGGCGAGGAGCCAAGCATTGCGGATGACGCCTTTCTAATGGTCTCACAGCTGCACTGGGAGGACGACGTGGTCTGGGATGGCAACGACATCAAGGCGAAGGTGCTGCAGAAGCTGAACTCAAAGACAAATGCAGCTGGATGGTTGCCCTCCAGCGGATCAAGAACTGCCGGCGCCTTCAGCCAGCCTGGAAAAACGTCCCTGCCGGTGGGAAACAGCAGTGGCAGTTCCAAGCAGGGCTCGGCAGCATCTAGCAAAAAGGCCCAGCAAAA TGCTCAAGCAAAGCCAGCAGAGGCCCCCGATGACACCTGGTACAGTCTGTTCCCGGTGGAGAACGAGGAGCTAATATACCACAAGTGGGAGGACGAGGTGATCTGGGATGCACAGCAAATGAGCAAGGTGCCCAAGCCGAAGGTACTCACATTGGATCCCAATGACGAGAACATCATCCTGGGCATTCCCGACGACATCGATCCCTCCAAGATCAACAAGAGCACGGGTCCCCCGCCAAAGATCAAGATACCGCATCCCCACGTGAAGAAGTCCAAGATCCTGTTGGGCAAGGCGGGCGTAATCAATGTGTTGGCGGAGGACACTCCGCCGCCACCACCCAAAAGTCCCGATCGTGACCCCTTCAACATTTCCAATGACAC GTATTATACACCCAAGACAGAACCGACACTGCGCCTGAAGGTGGGTGGCGGAAATCTCATCCAGCACTCGACTCCGGTGGTAGAGCTGCGAGCTCCGTTCGTACCTACGCACATGGGCCCGATGAAGCTTCGCTCCTTCCATCGCCCGCCACTCAAGAAGTACTCGCACGGACCGATGGCCCAAGTTTCGCCCCACCCCGTCTTCCCACTGCTTAAGACCATTGCGAAGAAGGCCAAGCAGCGCGAGGTGGAGCGCATCGCCTCCGGTGGCGGAGACGTCTTCTTTATGCGCAACCCGGAGGATCTGAGCGGCAGGGATGGAGACATCGTGCTGGCCGAGTTCTGTGAGGAGCACCCGCCGCTGATGAACCAGGTGGGCATGTGCTCCAAGATCAAGAACTACTACAAGCGCAAAGCGGAGAAGGACAGTGGGCCGCAGGATTATGTCTACGGAGAAGTCGCCTTTGCGCACACCAGTCCCTTCCTGGGCATCCTGCATCCCGGCCAGTGCATCCAAGCGATTGAGAACAATATGTACAGAGCGCCCATTTATCCGCACAAGATGGCCCACAACGATTTCCTCGTTATTCGCACCCGGAACAGCTACTGGATCCGATCGGTGAACTCCATCTTCACAGTGGGACAGGAGTGTCCGCTGTACGAGGTTCCGGGTCCGAACTCCAAGCGCGCCAACAACTTCACTCGCGACTTCCTGCAG GTCTTTATTTACCGCCTGTTCTGGAAGAGTCGTGACAATCCGCGCCGCATCCGAATGGACGATATAAAACAGGCTTTCCCCGCCCATTCAGAGAGCAGCATCCGCAAGCGGCTGAAGCAGTGCGCCGATTTTAAGCGCACGGGCATGGACTCCAATTGGTGGGTTATCAAGCCCGAGTTTCGCCTTCCCTCCGAGGAAGAGATCCGAGCCATGGTCTCACCCGAGCAGTGCTGCGCCTACTTTAGCATGATTGCGGCAGAACAGCGCCTAAAG GATGCTGGCTATGGAGAGAAGTTTTTGTTCGCCCCGCAGGAAGATGACGACGAGGAGGCGCAACTGAAACTCGACGACGAAGTAAAAGTGGCTCCGTGGAACACAACTCGCGCATATATCCAGGCCATGCGTGGAAAGTGCCTGCTCCAGCTGAGTGGTCCCGCTGATCCCACGGGATGTGGTGAAGGATTCTCCTACGTTCGAGTGCCAAACAAGCCAACG cAAACCAAGGAGGAACAGGAATCGCAGCCAAAGCGGTCAGTTACCGGAACGGATGCCGATCTGCGTAGGCTGCCACTCCAGCGAGCCAAGGAGCTTCTGCGACAGTTCAAGGTGCCCGAGGAGGAGATCAAGAAGCTCTCCCGATGGGAGGTCATTGACGTGGTGCGCACCCTGTCCACGGAGAAAGCGAAGGCCGGCGAGGAGGGAATGGATAAGTTCTCCCGTGGCAATCGCTTCTCCATCGCTGAGCACCAGGAGCGATATAAGGAAGAATGCCAGCGCATTTTCGATCTGCAGAACCGAGTACTCGCCAGCTCCGAGGTGCTGTCCACCGACGAGGCGGAGTCCTCGGCCTCCGAGGAATCTGACCTCGAAGAACTGGGCAAGAACCTGGAGAACATGCTGTCAAACAAGAAGACGTCCACGCAGCTGTCAAGGGAACGTGAGGAATTGGAGCGCCAGGAGTTGCTGCGACAGCTGGACGAAGAGCACGGCGGGCCAGTTGGCAGTGGAGGCGCCAAGGGAGCTAAAGGCAAGGAGGAGGCCGGGCAGCAGTTGCTGGCCAGCAGTAATCAAGGCCGCATTCTTCGCATCACACGTACCTTCAGAGGAAACGATGGCAAGGAGTACACCCGCGTGGAGACTGTGCGCCGGCAGCCGGTGATCGATGCCTACATTAAGATTCGCACCACGAAGGACGAGCAGTTCATCAAGCAGTTCGCCACGCTGGACGAGCAGCAAAAGGAGGAGATGAAGCGCGAGAAGAGGCGCATCCAGGAGCAGCTGCGTCGCATCAAGCGCAACCAGGAGCGCGAACGCCTAGCGCAGCTCGCGCAAAACCAGAAGCTGCAGCCAGGTGGCATGCCCACGTCCTTGGGCGATCCCAAGAGCTCGGGCGGTCACTCGCACAAGGAACGGGACAGCGGCTACAAGGAGGTCAGTCCGTCGCGCAAGAAGTTCAAGCTAAAGCCGGACCTGAAGCTCAAGTGCGGCGCCTGTGGGCAGGTGGGTCACATGCGAACAAACAAGGCCTGTCCCCTGTACACCGGCATGCAGAGCAGTCTGTCCCAGTCTAATCCTTCCCTGGCTGACGATTTGGACGAGCAGAGCGAGAAGGAGATGGCCATGGATGACGACGATCTGGTGAATGTCGACGGAACCAAGGTGACGCTGAGCAGCAAGGTGCTCAAACGGCATGGTGGCGATGACGGCAAGCGGCGCAGTGGCTCCAGCTCTGGTCTCACCTTGAAGGTGCCCCGCGATGCGATGGGCAAGAAGAAACGCAGAGTGGGTGGCGATCTCCATTGTGACTACCTTCAGCGACACAACAAGACAGCCAACCGAAGGCGCACAGATCCTGTGGTGGTGCTGTCCTCCATCCTTGAGATCATCCACAACGAACTGCGTTCCATGCCGGATGTATCGCCATTCCTGTTCCCGGTGAGTGCCAAAAAGGTGCCCGACTACTACCGCGTGGTCACCAAGCCCATGGATCTGCAGACGATGAGGGAGTATATTCGGCAGAGGCGCTACACAAGTCGCGAGATGTTCCTAGAGGATCTTAAGCAGATTGTGGACAACTCGCTCATCTACAATGGAGCGCAAAGTGCCTACACTGTGGCCGCCCAACGCATGTTCACCAGCTGCTTCGAGCTGCTCGCCGAGCGAGAGGATAAGCTGATGCGCCTCGAAAAGGCCATAAACCCGCTCCTGGACGACGACGATCAGGTGGCTCTCTCCTTCATCTTCGACAAGCTGCACACGCAGATTAAGCAGCTGACCGAAAGCTGGCCGTTCCTTAAGCCGGTCAACAAGAAACAGGTCAAGGACTACTACACGGTCATCAAGCGACCCATGGACCTCGAAACTATTGGCAAAAACATTGAAA CTCATCGCTATCACAGCCGAGCCGAATATCTGGCTGATATCGAGTTGATAGCCACCAATTGCGAACAATACAACGGCAGCGATACCCGCTACACCAAGTTCGCCAAGAAGATACTGGAATACGCGCAAACACAGCTAGAAGGG TTCTCGGACCACTGCGCCCAGTTAGAGAATAACATATCCAAGACGCAGGAGCGTGCTAGGGAGAATGCACCAGAGTTCGATGAAGCCTGGGGCAATGATGACTACAACTTTGACCGCGGCAGTCGGGCTAGCTCACCGGGAGATGATTACATCGATGTGGAGGGCAATGTGGGGCATGCGACTTCATCGAACTCCATCCATCGCAGCATGGGAGCTGAGATGGGTGGGTCCCACACCGCGTCGTCCTCGCGGAAGCCTCCACCTCCAGGCCCTGGTGAGGTAAAGCGCGGAAGGGGAAGACCCCGCAAGCAGCGCGATCCCGTGGAGGAGG TCAAATCCCAGAATCCGGTTAAGCGTGGTCGGGGGCGTCCGAGGAAGGACAGCCTTGCCTCAAACATGAGTCAGACGCAAGCTTACTTCCTGGATGAAG ATCTGCAATGTTCCACGGATGATGAGGATgatgacgaggaggaggacttCCAAGAGGTCTCCGAGGACGAGAACAATGCGGCCAGCATTTTGGATCAGGGCGAACGCATCCACGCGCCCGCCGAAGGCATGGATGGAATGTTCGATCCCAAAAATATTAAGACGGAGATCGACATCGAGGCCCAGCAAATGGCAG AGGAGCCGATCGGCGAAGATGACAGCCAGCAGGTGGCCGAAGCAATGGTGCAATTGAGTGGCGTGGGCGCTGGCTACTATGCTCAACAGCAGCAAG ACGAGTCCATGGATGTGGACCCCAACTACGATCCCTCCGACTTCCTGGCCATGCACAAGCCTCGCCAGAATCTCGGCGAGCCCAGCAGCTTGCAGGGCGCCTTCACCAATTTCCTCTCCCATGTTCAGGATGACAATGGACCGTATAATGCCGCCGAAGCCAGCACAAGTGCCGCTGCCGCTTCGGCTATGGGTATGAGTCTTCCGTCTCAGGAGGATGATTCCATGGCCATGCAAATGCCGCCCGAAATGCCTTCCAATACGATAAACAACGGCATGGGCATCGACGATGATCTGGATATTTCGGAGAGCGATGAGGAGGACGATGGTTCCCGAGTGCGCATCAAAAAAGAGGTCTTCGATGAGGGAGACTACGCCTtgcagcaccaccagcagatGGGGCAGCAATCGCAGTCGCAGATCTACCTGGTGGATTCGTCCAACGAGCCCACAAACCTAGACTACCAGCAGCCACCGCAGCTGGACTTTCAGCAAGTGCAGGGCATGGAGCAGTTGCAGCACCAAGTGATGCAGCAGCAAATGCCCCCACTGCAACCGgaacaactgcagcagcaacagacgCCGCAAGGAGACAATGATTATGCCTGGACATTTTAG